A segment of the Candidatus Tanganyikabacteria bacterium genome:
GCCTCGCGCGGGGGCGCGGCGGCCACGGGTGCCGCCGGCGGCGCGGCCACCACCGTCGTGGTGCCCGGGATCAGCAGCTTGCGGCCGATGCGCAGCGTGGCCTTCTCGGTCAGATCGTTGGCGGCCAGGAGGGCCTTGAGCTTGACGCCGTAGCGCCCGGCGATCGCCCCGAGGGTGTCGCCCTTGGCGATGGTGTGTTGCCGCGGCGCCTCGACCCGCGCCGGGGCCGCCGGGGCCACGGGGGCCGCGATGGGCGCAGGCACGGGCTCGGCTCCGGTCAGCGTGGTGGTCTTCTTGGCGGTGGGGTGCACGAACAGCACGACGCTCACCGAGACCGTCAGCGCGAGGGCCAGCACGCCCAGGACGAAGCGGCCGACCTGCTCCTCGCGGCGCCGCCGGGCGCGGTACTCCTGCAAGTTGGCGTGCGTGTAGAGCACCGGCTGGAACTTGAGGACTCCCAGGCTGTCGCCGGACGGCGTCACGGTGCCCACGGGTGTGAGGGTCTCGCCGGCCGCGATTTCGCGCACCTGGTCGGCTCCCTCGCCAGGGCCCAGCAGCACGCGCCAGCCCTTGACCAGCTTGTCGGTGAGCTCCCGGCGACGGCGGGTGAGGCCCCCGAGGTTCTGCGGCGCCGTGGCCGCGCCGCCTTCGGCGTAGTGCAGGGTACCCACGGCCGGGGCGGCGTCGTCGGGTCTGGTCATCGGGTCGTGCAAAATATGGGCCTCCGATATTGCTGCGTGCAGGAACTTGGACTAGTCGCTGATGGCCATGAGGAACTCGCGATTCGTCTGGGTCCGCGCCAGCCTGTCGGCGATGAATTCGGTGACTTCGGCGGTGTCGCCCGCCTCGAGGGTCTTGCGGAGCGTGCGCTCCTTGCGGATCTCGTCGGGGCTCAGCAGCAGTTCTTCCTTGCGCGTGCCGCTGCGCTTGATGTCGATGGCCGGGAATATCCGGCGGTCGGCGAGCCGGCGATCGAGGTGCATCTCGGAGTTGCCGGTGCCCTTGAACTCCTCGTAGATGACGTCGTCCATCCGGGACCCGGTCTCCACGAGCGCAGTGGCGATGATGGTGGGGCTGCCGCCCTCCTCGATCTTGCGGGCGGCGCCGAAGAAGCGCTTGGGCCGCTGGAGGGCGTTGGGGTCGAGGCCGCCCGAGAGCGTGCGCCCCGACGGCGGGATGACGTTGTTGTAGGCCCGCGCCAGGCGGGTGATGGAGTCGAGCAGGATGACCACGTCAGCGCCCACCTCGACCTGCCGCTTGGCTTTCTCGGCGACCAGTTCGGCGACCTTGATGTGGTGATCGGCCAGTTCGTCGAAGGTGGAGGCGACCACCTCGCCCTGGATGGACCGGCGCATGTCGGTCACTTCCTCGGGGCGCTCGTCGATGAGCAGGGCGATCACCTGGATCTCCGGGTGGTTGCTGGTGATGGAATTGGCGATTTGCTTGAGGATGGTGGTCTTGCCGGCCTTTGGCGGCGAGACGATGAGCGCCCGCTGGCCCTTGCCGACCGGATTGAACAGGTCCATCAGCCGCATCGAGATGTTCTGGGTGGACGTCTCGAGCTTGATGCGTTCGCACGGGTAGATGGGCGTGAGGTTCTCGAACGGGATGCGCCGGGTCGCGACGTCGGGCGAATGGCCGTTTACCGCGGTCACCCGGGTCAGCGCGATGTACTTCTCGCCCTTCTTGGGCGGTCGCACCAGGGCCTCGAGGCTGTCGCCATTCCACAGATCCCAGCGGCGGATCTGCGCCTGCGAGACGTGGATGTCATCGGCCGAGGGGAGGTAGTTAGACACGCGGATGAAGCCGAAGCCCTCGGGCAGGATCTCGAGCACGCCGCCGGCCGGGAACTGGTCGGGGCCGTCATGCGCCCCCTCGTGCGCCTCGAGGATGCGATCGACCAGGTCCTGCTTCTTGTGGCGGCGGTAGTTCTGGACGTTGAGGCCGCGGGCGATCTCGTAGAGTTCGGCCAGGTTCTTGGTGCCCAGGACGTCGCGATCCAGCACGGCCGATGCGCTCTCGGCCGTGGCTTTCTTCGCGGCTTCTGCCATAGGTGCTGGTGCGGGTAGTCGTGCCGGAGCGGAGCGACCATGCGCTCAGATCCCGGGACCCGGCCATGCTATCAGCCGTTTAAGCGGGCGTCAAATCCCCTAAGGCCCGCGCCAGGCCATACTCCGGGCGATCGCCGGCAGCTAGAAGCCGAGGATGCGGGCGATCCCGGCCAGGCGCGTCCGGATCGCGCCGCCGCCGGCCGCTTTGGCGGGCTCGAGCGATTCGTCGAGGTACGGATCGCACGCTCCGGCGGTGCCCTGCTTGAGCATGCGGCGGATGGTGATGGCTTCGTCCCGGCGAGGCAGGGTCACGCGCCGCGTCGTGCGCCCGGTGGGGCCGTCGTCTGCCATGAGATGCTCGCGGATGTACGCCCGGACGTGCGTGATCTGCTGCTCCTGGCCGGGCAAGAACTCGAGGGCGACGACGCGGGCGTTGCCGCGCACTTCCCAGTTGCCCCGGAGCGCCACCTCTATCTCGCCGAGCCTGAACCGGGCCTCGTACGGCTCCAGCCCGAAGTAGGGGATCGGCCGGAACAGCACGGCCAGCATGCCGCCGGTGCTCAGGTTGGCCACCGTGCCGCGCACGGGTACCGCCGAATCCGGCGGAATCAGGTCGACCGGCAGGTTGCACTTGATCCGGGGGTGCTTGCGGCGCTCGCGTCCTTCGTACATATCCCTAGCCTGCCTCCGCAGGGGCCGGCAGGCTAGGACTTATCTCACTGCTTTGCGCTACAGGAGGACGTCGAAGGCCTTCTTAGGGAAGCGAAGCGCGACCTCGACGCGCATGGTGCCGACGATCGCGTACCGCGTGTCGCTTGTGTTCGGCGAGTGGGCAAACAGATCGAGAAACTCGTACTCTCCAGGGGTCGGCTGGGCCAGCCTCCGGCCCCACGTGGCGTTGACCTCGAATTCACCGGGAGAAAGGCCCACCACAGGCCTTCCCGCACCATCCTCGACTCTCACCCTGAGCCTTGCAGCGCGCTTTCTGTTAGGCGAACCCACGACCCTGTCGGCGTCCTGCAAGAACTCGATCGACCGCCCGCCGGCCACGCTCCTCGAAAGGTAGTAGCCCCCGCTCGCCTTGTAGCTGACGGTCGCCTGAGACGAGGTATCGCCGGGCACCATGAAGCGGGTCGAGAGTTCGATGTCGTCGCGCCCCGCCACGTCCACCGCCGGAAGGCGTTCGCCAGCAAGCGTGGCCTCGACGTGACCGGTATCGAAGGTCAAGGCGAGCCAGCCGGCATGGGTGGCTTCGCCCTTCCTGGCCGGGACATGGATCCCGGACTCGACCTTGAAGTAGTTGAGATAGCGCGGAGTACCTTCGACCCTATCGACCGGCTCCACGCGCCAGATTGGTGTTTCCAGAAACGCGACATCCTCCTCCGAGGCCGCAGCCAAGCTCACCAGCTCGATCTCGCCGTAGGCTACGGCGGCTGGGTTGTTCGGCCGGGCGTCGAGGGCCTGCAAGAGCGGCCCGGCGGCACAGCCGGGGGCGATCAGGAGTCCCGCCAGGAGGATGGTATTCGCCGGCTTCGACATGAAATCGTTCCCCCATAGTCGAACGAGTGTCATGTTCCCCGAATGCCGCCGCCCCGTCCTCGGGCCCGCAAGTCGGTGGTCGTCTTCGAGTCATAGCGGCGATCAAACACTTGGCGCTCCTCGGACGCAGGCACGGAGGCCTGCGCCACCGATGCAGCGGGCGGTGCCGGCCTCCGTGCATCCAGATTGCTCGACTACGCCCTGTGGAAAACTCTTAGCCGGCGGCCGTATTAACAAACGGCCCGCCAATTGCTGATTAACGCGCCCTCGTCGCGAAACTACCGAGTGTCGGCCGTTCGGTACTCGACGCTCTGACTGACGCCTGCGCTCCCTGCCGGCTCGGCCGCTCGGCCCGGCCATCGGCCACGGTACGGACCGCCCGTCGGACGACGGGCGCAGCGTGAGGAGCATTGCGCCGCTACCGGGAACGGTGGGCGGAAGAATGTCTCGACGCCGAGCAAGCCGAGTGGCCTGCGCAAGCCCTCGGCACTCACCGCAAGCGCGAAGTGCCCCCAAAAGGTCCCCAGCCGGGCCGAGAGCCGGGCATCGCCAAGGGGGGCATCGGGCCTCCGTGCCGGTGCCGCAATCGGCCCGCCGGCCTCACGCCTTGGCGAGTTGCTTGCGGCTCTCCCAGTCTTGCAGGAACTTCTTGATGCCGTTGTCGGTGAGCGGGTGGTGGTACATCTGCTTGAGGACCTTGAAGGGCAGCGTGCAGATGTCGGCGCCTAGCTTGGCGGCCTGCGCGACGTGCACCGGGTGCCGCACCGAGGCGACGAGGATCTCGGTATCGAAGTCGTAGTTGGCGTAGATCTGCACGATCTCTTCGATGAGGCTCATGCCTTCCCAGCCCTCGTCGTCGATGCGGCCGATGAAGGGGCTCACCAGCGAGGCGCCGGCCTTGGCGGCCAGGAGGGCCTGATTGGAGCTGAACACCAGCGTCACGTTGGTGTGGATGCCCTCGGCCTTGCACTGCTTGACGGCCTTGAGGCCCTCGATGGTGCAGGGCACCTTGACGTAGACGTTTGGTGCCCAGGCGGCGAACTCGCGGGCCTCGCGCAGCATGCCTTCGCTGTCCAGCGACACCGTCTCGGCGCTCACCGGCCCGCCGACCAGGCTCGTGATTTCCTTGATGAGCGACACGAAGTCCACGTCGCCCTCCTTGGCGATCAGCGTGGGATTGGTCGTCACGCCGTCGAGAACGCCCCAGGAGGCGGCCTCGCGGATCTCGGAGAGGTTGCCGGTATCGAGGAACAGCTTCATTGACGCCTCCAAATTATCTTCTAACTAAGGACGCATCAATGTTAGCACGCTCCGCAGAGCGTGCGCCTCGGTGGAGAGCTAGTAGCTGCCGAGGCCCGGAGGAGCGCCGTAGACCGAGGCACCTCCGCCGGCACCCGGTGCGGGCTGCCCGGTGGCCGGTGCGCCGGCGGCCGGCTGGCCGTCCATCTGCACGGTGGCGACCGCGCCGTCGATCTTCATGCCCTTGGCGCCGAACGTGAGGTTCTGGGTCTCGCCGGGAGCGAGTTCGACATCCTTCGGGTCGACCGCGATCTCCGCCAGGGGGCTGCCGTCGTCGGTGAACTGCACCTTGACCTTGCCCTTGAGCGGCACGGTGGTGGGGTTCTTGACCTCGACGAAAGCCGTCTTGGTGAACAGGCCGAGCTTCAGGATGCCGCAGTCGCACTTGGTGACCTTGGCCTCGAGCTTGCCCATCGGCAGCGGCGGATTGTAGGTGGGCGCCGGCGCGGGCGTGGGGGCCACGACCACGGGAGTCTTGTTGAGGCTCGGGCCCTGGGAGGCGCCCGGGACGTTCTGGGTCGGGTCGACGCTTACCAGGTCGACCTTGCCGCAGCCCGTCGCGACCAGCATGCTGACCAGCATGCCGATGATGATGGCGACCTTCCGGCTGAGCACTCTGTCCTCCGTGCGTGGATTGCGAGTCCTACGGAGTTATCGGGGCGGAAGTCCGAGCGTTCGGTAAAGTCGCAGTTAAGTTCGCGGTGGTGGTTCGGTTAAGAGTGGACCGTCAGCTCGCCGGGAATCCGGCCTCCGCCAGCACGGCGCGAAGCTGCTCGGGGTCGCGGCCGCCCTCCAGCAGGGCCACGCGGACCTGCTTGGCCTCGATGTCCACGTCGACTCGCTCGACATGCGGCGCCAGGGCCTGGCGGATGCTGGACGCGCAGCCGTCGCACTTGATGCGGGGAACGGTGAAAACGGTTTCTGCCATCTGTTTCATTTCTCCAGCTTGAAGCCCACCTTGGCGAAGGCTTCCCGGACGGGATCGTAGTCGGCCGGCGCGGCCGACGTGAAGCCGTCCACCTTGTACAGCTTGCGGATACGCTCGCGCCCCTCCGGCGTCGCGGAGAGCTGGAGGAACACCCTCTTGAGCTTCTCGACCAGCGCCGGATCGAGATCGCTGCGCACGGCGATATTGTCCGCCGGGATGGGCTTCGAGTAGGCCAGCACTTTGATCTGATCCCGCTCGGCGTCGCCCTTCAGGAGGTTGGGCATCGTCCAGGCGGCCTGCTGGCCCTGCGGGTCGTTGGCGTAGCACGCGCCGGCGTCCACGCGCCCGTTGAACACCGCCAGTACCACCGAATCGTGCCCGCCCGCGTTGATCACCTGCCGGAAGTCGCGCTCCGGCTTGATCCCGGCATTGAGCAGCATCACCCGCGGGTAGATGCTCCCCGAGGTCGAACTCGGATCGACGAACGCGAAGGTCTTGCCCTTGAGATCGGCCAGCGACGCCACGCCTGAGTCCTTGCGGGTGATGATCGCCGAGTAGTAGGCGCTCTTGCCCTTGAAGAGGGACTTGAGGATCACGCGCGCCCCGGCGCGCTTCTCGGCCAGGACGTAGGCGGCGGGCGGGTAGAAGGCGACGTGCACGCGGCCCGCCCGCATGGCCTCCACCACCCCGGCGTAGTCGGTGGCGACGCGCGGCTCGACCTTCATTCCCAGCTCCCGCGCGAGGAGCCTGGTCACCTGGTCGGCGATGCGGTGGATCTCGCCCGGGTTCTCCCAGGGCGCGAAACCGACCATGAGGGTCGTGGGCTTCACTGCGGCCGCGGCCGGGGGGGCCACCGCAAGGGCCGCGGCGAGGGCAACGGCGAGGCGCAGCGCGCGCATGTCTAGAATGCGCCCCGGATGTGGCGGATGGCCGGCTCGGCTCCCGGGCGCAGCGCCACGTCCACCACGTCGAAGCGCACGGCGGTGGACTGGAGGGCGGGCCCCAGGTACGCGGCGGCCAGGCGTCGCATGCGCTCCTGTTTGCGCCAGGTGATGGCGTCGGCGCCCGTGCCGTAGCGGTCGCCGCGCCGGGTCTTGACCTCGACGAAAACCGTGGCGCGGCCGTCGCGCGCCACCAGATCGACCTCGCCGAGCCGCGTCCGGACGTTTCGTGCTACGATTTCGAGGCCTGCGGCTTCCAGTGCGGAAGCGGCCAGATCCTCTCCCTGCCGGCCCAGGATCTGCCGCGGGCCGGGACGGGGCACGGGTCGGCCCAGGCGCCCGGCGGGTGCCGGGGACCCGGGAGCCCCACGCTCGTAGTTGTTGTCAGGCGAGTTGCGCATGGTTTCGGAGTTCCAGGCCAAGGTCGAAGGCAATCCGCGGCGCCCCTGGCCATGGAGCGTGCAGCTCCTCTCGCTTGCGCTGGTGCTGCTCCTGGCGTCCGGATTGGCCGTACTGCTCGGCGCCGTGCGGATTCCAGCCCAGGAACTGCTGAATCTTATCACGGGCCAGCCGGTCGAGCCAACGGTGCGTACCATCGTCATGGATCTGCGGCTGCCGCGGCTGCTGCTGGCGATCGGCGCCGGGGCCGGCCTCGCCGCTGCCGGGGTCGCGTGGCAGGGGGTGCTGCGCAACCCCCTGGCCGACCCGTATCTCATCGGCGTATCGGCCGGCGGCGCCCTGGGGGCGGGGATCGCGATGGCTTTCGACTGGCGCGGGCCCGCCGGCGCCTCGCTGGTGCCCACGGCCGCCTTCGCCGGCTCCCTCGGCTCCATCGCCCTGGTGTACGTCATCGGCGGCACCGGCCGGATCCGGCTGGAACGCCTGCTGCTGGCCGGCGTGGCCCTCACCAGCTTCCTCTCGGCGATACTCGCCGGCCTGCTGACCTGGCGGGCCGATCGCATCCCGCCCATGCACTTCTGGCTGATGGGTAGCGTCGCGCCGCCGCGCGGCTGGGCCGACCTGGCCCGCGAGGCGCCGTACCTGCTGGTCGGCCTGGTATTGCTCTTCGCGCTCTCGGGCCCCCTCAACGTGCTGCAACTCGGCCCCGACCGGGCGCGCGCGCTGGGCGTCGATCCCCGCATGGCCGAGAAGGCGCTTATCGGCGCGGCCGCCCTGGTGACCGCGGCGGTCGTGTCCACCTGCGGCATGATCGGCTTCGTGGGCCTGGTGGTGCCCCACGTGGCCCGCCAACTGGTCGGTCCCGACCTGCGCCGCGCCCTGCCCACCGCCGCCCTGGCGGGGGCCGCCCTGCTCGTGCTGGCCGACGTCGTGGCGCGGCTGATCGGCGAGGTGCCGGTCGGGGTCGTCACGGCTTTCCTGGGCGCGCCGTTCTTCCTGGCGCTCTTGCTGCGGGGCGACAAGTCGTGAGCCTCCTGTCGGTCAGCAACCTGGTCGCCGGCTACGAGGGCCCGCCGGTGCTGGGCGGCGTCAACCTGGACGTGGCGCCGGGCGAATTCGTCGGGCTCATCGGGCCCAACGGCGCGGGCAAGTCCACCCTCCTGGCGGTACTCACCGGCGCGTTGCAACCGGCCGGCGGGGAGGTGCGCCTGCTCGATCGGCCCCTCGCGCGCTGGAAGCATCGCGAGCGCGCCAAGGTCGTGGCCCACATGCCCCAGGACGCCGGCGAGGACGACGGGTTCACCGTCGCGCAACTGGTGGATTTCGGCCGCACGCCGCACCGCGGCGCTTTCGCCTTCGAGGCCTCCGAGACCGACAGGCGCATCTGCGCCCGAGCGCTGGATCGCGCCGGCGCGGGCATCTGGGCGGAGCGGCGGCTGGGCACGCTGTCGGGCGGCCAGCGGCAACGGGTGCGCGTGGCCCTCGCCCTCGCCCAGGAACCGCTGCTCCTGCTTGCCGACGAGCCCACCACGGCGCTGGATCTCGCCGGCCAGGTCGAACTCATGACCTTGCTGGCCGATCTGGCCCACGGGGGCCTGGGCATCGTGGCGGTGCTGCACGATCTCAACCTGGCGGCGCAGTTCTGCGATCGGCTCGTGTTGCTTTGCGGCGGGCGCGTCCTGGCCGAGGGCCCGCCCGGCCAGGTGATCACCGAGGATGCCATCGCCCTGGCCTACGGAGCGGCCGTGCAGGTGGCGTTCCATCCCCAGACGGGCGCCCCCTACCTGCTGCCGCGGGTCGCCATCAACCGGCCGGCGCGGTCGCGGCGCGTGCACGTCGTCGCGGGCGGCGGGTCCGGCCGGCGGCTGATCCCCGCGCTCTGGGGCATGGGCTTCGACGTGTCGGTGGGCGTGCTCAACGCCCTGGATTCGGACCTGGAAGTCGCCGCCTCCTGCGGCGTGCCGACGCTCGCCGAGGCGCCCTTCGCCGCCGTGTCGCCCGAGAACGCCCGGCTGCTGGCCGAACGCCTGGAGAGCGCCGACGCTATCGTCGTCGCGGCGTGCGATTTCGGCCCGGGCAACCTGGCCAACCTCGAGGCGGTGCGCCACGCCCGGGGGCGGGTGTACCTCCTGGAGCCGCCGCTGATCGAGCCGCGCGACCATGCCGGCGGGGCGGCGACCGCGCTCTACCAGGAGATCAAGCGGCGCGGCGCGGAAGTCGCGACCGAGGACGAACTGCTGCTCAAGTTCAAGCGCGCCACCACGCGCGGCCTCGACGGCGGAACTTTTCCTGTGCGCGAGGCGTAGAACCTGTAGCGCGAAGATGCTAGGGTGAACTGGTGATGCGATTCAGAACGCTGCTGGCCACCGTCCTCGGGGCGGTCGTTCTTGGCCTGGCGACACCTGCGCAGGCCGACACTGGGCGCGACGAGATCCTCGTGCTCGAGCAGTTGGCCCGCGAGCGCGCCGAGGATCCCGACGCCCAGTTCGACCTGGCGATGGGCTACGCCCGCACCCCGGTCCTGGAGAAGGCCATCGAGGCCCTCGAACGCGTGCAGGCCCTGGACAAGGCCTACGCCGACAAGGTGATCGCCCGCTTCGAGCCCATCGCCCAGGAGAACCCCGAAAACGTCGAGGCGCACTGGCGCCTGGCTTTCGCCTACTACGCCAAGGGCCGCGAGACCGCCACGCCGGCGCACGTAGCGCGGGCGCGCCAAGCCTTCGAGGACATCCTGAAGCTCGACTCCCGGCACGTCTGGGCCTACAACTACCTGGCCTACATCACCTACGAGGGCGGCGACCTGCCCGGCGCCCTCGACCTGGCGCGCAGGGCCGTAGAAGTCGGACCCGACAACGCCGTGGCGCACTTCCTGGTCGGCCAGGCGCTGC
Coding sequences within it:
- a CDS encoding PilZ domain-containing protein, with translation MYEGRERRKHPRIKCNLPVDLIPPDSAVPVRGTVANLSTGGMLAVLFRPIPYFGLEPYEARFRLGEIEVALRGNWEVRGNARVVALEFLPGQEQQITHVRAYIREHLMADDGPTGRTTRRVTLPRRDEAITIRRMLKQGTAGACDPYLDESLEPAKAAGGGAIRTRLAGIARILGF
- a CDS encoding iron ABC transporter permease produces the protein MVSEFQAKVEGNPRRPWPWSVQLLSLALVLLLASGLAVLLGAVRIPAQELLNLITGQPVEPTVRTIVMDLRLPRLLLAIGAGAGLAAAGVAWQGVLRNPLADPYLIGVSAGGALGAGIAMAFDWRGPAGASLVPTAAFAGSLGSIALVYVIGGTGRIRLERLLLAGVALTSFLSAILAGLLTWRADRIPPMHFWLMGSVAPPRGWADLAREAPYLLVGLVLLFALSGPLNVLQLGPDRARALGVDPRMAEKALIGAAALVTAAVVSTCGMIGFVGLVVPHVARQLVGPDLRRALPTAALAGAALLVLADVVARLIGEVPVGVVTAFLGAPFFLALLLRGDKS
- the fsa gene encoding fructose-6-phosphate aldolase; this encodes MKLFLDTGNLSEIREAASWGVLDGVTTNPTLIAKEGDVDFVSLIKEITSLVGGPVSAETVSLDSEGMLREAREFAAWAPNVYVKVPCTIEGLKAVKQCKAEGIHTNVTLVFSSNQALLAAKAGASLVSPFIGRIDDEGWEGMSLIEEIVQIYANYDFDTEILVASVRHPVHVAQAAKLGADICTLPFKVLKQMYHHPLTDNGIKKFLQDWESRKQLAKA
- a CDS encoding heavy-metal-associated domain-containing protein: MAETVFTVPRIKCDGCASSIRQALAPHVERVDVDIEAKQVRVALLEGGRDPEQLRAVLAEAGFPAS
- a CDS encoding YraN family protein produces the protein MRNSPDNNYERGAPGSPAPAGRLGRPVPRPGPRQILGRQGEDLAASALEAAGLEIVARNVRTRLGEVDLVARDGRATVFVEVKTRRGDRYGTGADAITWRKQERMRRLAAAYLGPALQSTAVRFDVVDVALRPGAEPAIRHIRGAF
- a CDS encoding LysM peptidoglycan-binding domain-containing protein, which produces MTRPDDAAPAVGTLHYAEGGAATAPQNLGGLTRRRRELTDKLVKGWRVLLGPGEGADQVREIAAGETLTPVGTVTPSGDSLGVLKFQPVLYTHANLQEYRARRRREEQVGRFVLGVLALALTVSVSVVLFVHPTAKKTTTLTGAEPVPAPIAAPVAPAAPARVEAPRQHTIAKGDTLGAIAGRYGVKLKALLAANDLTEKATLRIGRKLLIPGTTTVVAAPPAAPVAAAPPREA
- a CDS encoding tetratricopeptide repeat protein; protein product: MRFRTLLATVLGAVVLGLATPAQADTGRDEILVLEQLARERAEDPDAQFDLAMGYARTPVLEKAIEALERVQALDKAYADKVIARFEPIAQENPENVEAHWRLAFAYYAKGRETATPAHVARARQAFEDILKLDSRHVWAYNYLAYITYEGGDLPGALDLARRAVEVGPDNAVAHFLVGQALLKQGQPFAAAFSLAKAMQLRSAAGYGLPLPARPNAEQQSANPAP
- the rho gene encoding transcription termination factor Rho, encoding MAEAAKKATAESASAVLDRDVLGTKNLAELYEIARGLNVQNYRRHKKQDLVDRILEAHEGAHDGPDQFPAGGVLEILPEGFGFIRVSNYLPSADDIHVSQAQIRRWDLWNGDSLEALVRPPKKGEKYIALTRVTAVNGHSPDVATRRIPFENLTPIYPCERIKLETSTQNISMRLMDLFNPVGKGQRALIVSPPKAGKTTILKQIANSITSNHPEIQVIALLIDERPEEVTDMRRSIQGEVVASTFDELADHHIKVAELVAEKAKRQVEVGADVVILLDSITRLARAYNNVIPPSGRTLSGGLDPNALQRPKRFFGAARKIEEGGSPTIIATALVETGSRMDDVIYEEFKGTGNSEMHLDRRLADRRIFPAIDIKRSGTRKEELLLSPDEIRKERTLRKTLEAGDTAEVTEFIADRLARTQTNREFLMAISD
- a CDS encoding ABC transporter ATP-binding protein, which codes for MSLLSVSNLVAGYEGPPVLGGVNLDVAPGEFVGLIGPNGAGKSTLLAVLTGALQPAGGEVRLLDRPLARWKHRERAKVVAHMPQDAGEDDGFTVAQLVDFGRTPHRGAFAFEASETDRRICARALDRAGAGIWAERRLGTLSGGQRQRVRVALALAQEPLLLLADEPTTALDLAGQVELMTLLADLAHGGLGIVAVLHDLNLAAQFCDRLVLLCGGRVLAEGPPGQVITEDAIALAYGAAVQVAFHPQTGAPYLLPRVAINRPARSRRVHVVAGGGSGRRLIPALWGMGFDVSVGVLNALDSDLEVAASCGVPTLAEAPFAAVSPENARLLAERLESADAIVVAACDFGPGNLANLEAVRHARGRVYLLEPPLIEPRDHAGGAATALYQEIKRRGAEVATEDELLLKFKRATTRGLDGGTFPVREA
- a CDS encoding phosphate/phosphite/phosphonate ABC transporter substrate-binding protein is translated as MRALRLAVALAAALAVAPPAAAAVKPTTLMVGFAPWENPGEIHRIADQVTRLLARELGMKVEPRVATDYAGVVEAMRAGRVHVAFYPPAAYVLAEKRAGARVILKSLFKGKSAYYSAIITRKDSGVASLADLKGKTFAFVDPSSTSGSIYPRVMLLNAGIKPERDFRQVINAGGHDSVVLAVFNGRVDAGACYANDPQGQQAAWTMPNLLKGDAERDQIKVLAYSKPIPADNIAVRSDLDPALVEKLKRVFLQLSATPEGRERIRKLYKVDGFTSAAPADYDPVREAFAKVGFKLEK